In Misgurnus anguillicaudatus chromosome 5, ASM2758022v2, whole genome shotgun sequence, a genomic segment contains:
- the gins4 gene encoding DNA replication complex GINS protein SLD5, with protein sequence MADVLSDTSDVSGGEESQEDVMTPAELIAKLEEAWLNEKFSPELLENKSELVECVMEQLTHMEENLQRVRKGDLKASIHRMEIDRIRFVLSSYLRSRLQKIEKFFPHVLEKEKSRADGDPSFLSPEEFAFAKEYLANTEVYLRAVALKHMPPNLQSIDMLKAVPEPCLDSFVFLRVKERQENILVEPETDEQREYVVDLDEGSQHLMRYRTIAPLVASGAVQLI encoded by the exons ATGGCAGATGTGTTATCAGATACGAGTGATGTTAGTGGAGGAGAGGAGAGTCAGGAAGATGTGATGACTCCAGCAGAGCTCATCGCCAAACTGGAGGAG GCTTGGCTTAATGAGAAGTTTTCTCCTGAACTGCTGGAGAACAAATCTGAGTTGGTTGAATGTGTGATGGAGCAGCTGACACATATGGAG GAAAATCTTCAGAGAGTGAGAAAAGGTGACTTGAAGGCCAGCATTCACCGTATGGAGATCGATCGCATACGCTTTGTTCTAAGCAGCTATCTCCGCTCAAGACTGCAGAAG ATAGAAAAGTTTTTTCCTCATGTTTTGGAGAAAGAGAAGTCACGTGCGGACGGGGACCCTTCGTTTTTGTCTCCTGAGGAGTTTGCTTTCGCTAAAGA GTATCTGGCCAACACAGAGGTGTATCTGCGTGCTGTAGCTTTAAAACACATGCCACCAAACCTTCAGAGCATTGACATGCTGAAAGCAG TTCCTGAGCCGTGCCTGGACTCGTTTGTGTTCCTGAGAGTGAAAGAGAGACAGGAAAATATCCTTGTGGAGCCTGAAACAGATGAGCAGAG GGAGTATGTTGTGGATTTGGATGAAGGTTCTCAGCATCTGATGCGTTATCGTACTATAGCGCCTCTAGTGGCCAGCGGTGCAGTGCAACTTATTTAG